The following are from one region of the Micromonas commoda chromosome 12, complete sequence genome:
- a CDS encoding predicted protein, with protein MPRRYIYADEDKDDDELIWDALGRGSAAGRHLYNLYNGNTDGKRFGNMQSAYNGEVESRKTAEERRLPMDVEEAIKRDEAFLRSTTLKRWQVNVPGGFTGARKPTEDEELRLKFEAQRRAGQSRKPEATIRREMRADPDFNGTSRAPKPSKPLLGEAEKRRLQRLREFNGRPPEVVRPQKLSERSKVKEQPRRKTQREQLEELFEAVVGEIEEREAFLHEMRAHGRGDRYEHAIRAEIAERVNQLRGLDERLNAA; from the coding sequence ATGCCGAGGCGATACATctacgcggacgaggacaaggacgacgacgagctcataTGGGACGCGCTAGGCCGgggatccgccgcgggccggCACCTCTATAACCTGTACAACGGCAACACCGACGGGAAGCGCTTCGGGAACATGCAGTCCGCCTACAACGGAGAGGTTGAGAGCCGAAAGACTGCGGAGGAGCGGCGGCTGCCGATGGATGTGGAGGAAGCCATCAAGCGCGATGAGGCGTTCCTGCGGTCGACAACGCTCAAGCGATGGCAGGTGAACGTGCCCGGCGGGTTCACGGGCGCCAGGAAACCcacggaggatgaggagctCCGGCTAAAGTTCGAGGCCcaacggcgcgcggggcagTCGCGGAAACCCGAGGCGACCATCCGACGAGAGATGCGCGCGGACCCGGACTTTAAcggcacctcgcgcgcgccgaaaCCGTCGAAACCGCTGCTGGGAGAGGCTGAGAAGCGCAGGTTGCAGCGCCTGAGGGAGTTCAACGGGCGGCCGCCCGAGGTGGTCCGCCCGCAGAAGCTCTCGGAGCGGTCAAAGGTCAAAGAGCAGCCGCGGAGGAAAACGCAGAGGGAGCAGTTGGAGGAGTTATTCgaagccgtcgtcggcgagatcgaggagcgcgaggctttCCTACACGAGATGCGCGCGCACGGCAGGGGAGACAGGTACGAGCACGCCATCAGGGCGGAGATCGCCGAGCGGGTGAACCAGCTCAGGGGGCTCGACGAACGGCTCAACGCCGCGTGA